One window from the genome of Gloeomargarita sp. SRBZ-1_bins_9 encodes:
- a CDS encoding hemerythrin family protein: MALGTLPRYVWDERIKVGLPLIDNQHRELIEAINDLADAIEQQQGAAAVKKLIAFLKGYAEWHFGQEESCASRHQCPIAETNQKAHARFLEMLNQWHREYTESGASEEQARKIHAALGDWLLDHIYQIDTRLAQEIHQAQG; encoded by the coding sequence ATGGCTCTAGGAACTTTACCCCGCTACGTGTGGGATGAACGGATCAAGGTGGGTTTGCCGCTGATCGATAACCAGCACCGGGAGCTCATTGAAGCCATCAATGACCTAGCCGATGCCATTGAACAGCAACAGGGGGCGGCGGCGGTGAAAAAACTCATCGCTTTTCTCAAGGGTTACGCTGAATGGCATTTCGGTCAAGAGGAAAGCTGTGCGTCTCGCCACCAGTGTCCCATAGCGGAGACGAATCAAAAAGCCCATGCTCGTTTCCTGGAGATGCTGAACCAGTGGCATCGGGAATATACCGAGAGTGGAGCCAGTGAAGAACAAGCTCGCAAAATTCACGCAGCCCTTGGGGACTGGTTGCTGGACCATATCTACCAAATTGATACCCGATTGGCCCAGGAGATCCACCAGGCCCAGGGGTAG
- a CDS encoding roadblock/LC7 domain-containing protein has translation MPINVAKLTTTLQQFVGSVANVQAATVVSPDGLALASCLMPGMDEERVSAMAAALLSLSERIGRELNRGAIERVWVEGDQGSAIITNCTEEAVLVVLADRQAKLGVINLEVKNLVSRLQEFLTASSNTISIA, from the coding sequence ATGCCAATTAATGTGGCGAAGTTAACGACGACGTTGCAGCAATTTGTCGGTTCGGTGGCCAATGTTCAGGCGGCGACGGTGGTTTCTCCCGATGGTCTGGCGCTGGCTTCCTGTTTGATGCCGGGGATGGACGAGGAGCGGGTGTCGGCCATGGCGGCAGCCCTGCTGTCTTTGAGTGAACGGATCGGTCGGGAATTGAACCGGGGTGCGATTGAACGGGTGTGGGTGGAAGGGGACCAAGGCTCGGCGATTATTACCAACTGCACCGAGGAAGCTGTACTGGTGGTGCTGGCGGACCGGCAGGCCAAACTGGGTGTCATCAACCTGGAGGTCAAAAATCTCGTCAGCCGGTTGCAGGAATTTCTCACGGCCAGCAGCAATACGATCTCCATTGCTTAA
- the coaE gene encoding dephospho-CoA kinase (Dephospho-CoA kinase (CoaE) performs the final step in coenzyme A biosynthesis.) yields the protein MIIGLTGGIASGKSTVTHYLQDRYAIPVYDADVYARQALAPGTSAWQAVVGRYGAAVLQADGQINRRWLGERVFTQPAERRWLEQLIHPWVRRCYTQITLPPGPVVFSIPLLFEAAMTDLVQQIWVVWCTTQQQYQRLMHRNGLTHAQAHTRIQAQLPLALKMLWADRLLDNSGTLGHLYRQIDRYVAELS from the coding sequence GTGATCATCGGCCTGACGGGGGGCATCGCCAGCGGCAAGTCCACGGTCACCCACTACCTCCAGGACCGATATGCTATTCCCGTTTACGATGCCGATGTTTATGCCCGGCAGGCGCTGGCCCCAGGCACCTCCGCTTGGCAAGCCGTTGTGGGGCGCTATGGGGCAGCCGTACTCCAGGCCGATGGGCAGATCAATCGCCGCTGGTTAGGGGAGCGGGTGTTTACCCAACCGGCCGAGCGACGGTGGCTGGAGCAACTCATCCACCCCTGGGTCCGCCGGTGTTACACCCAAATCACCCTCCCCCCTGGGCCGGTGGTCTTCAGCATCCCCCTACTTTTTGAAGCCGCCATGACCGACCTGGTGCAGCAGATATGGGTGGTGTGGTGTACAACCCAGCAGCAGTACCAGCGCTTGATGCACCGCAACGGATTAACCCACGCCCAGGCCCATACCCGTATCCAGGCCCAACTGCCCCTAGCCCTAAAAATGCTCTGGGCCGACCGATTGTTGGATAACTCCGGAACGCTGGGCCATCTCTACCGACAAATTGACCGGTACGTAGCCGAGTTGAGCTGA
- a CDS encoding isoprenyl transferase yields MVTHSQPQPSLVTLPEDLDPQRLPRHVAVIMDGNGRWAQKRHLPRVMGHQQGVAALKELVRCCRDWGIPHLTCYAFSTENWGRPALEVEFLLTLFERVLRQELDELIREQVRLEFVGHLAALPPRLQAQIAEAVELTRHQERVRLTVATNYGGRQEIVQACRALARRVQRGELDPEDIDENQFAQHLYTACDPDLLIRTSGEMRLSNFLLWQVAYAELYVTDTLWPDFDRACFHQALRAFQQRQRRFGRL; encoded by the coding sequence ATGGTGACCCATTCGCAACCGCAGCCGTCGCTTGTGACCCTACCTGAGGATTTGGACCCCCAACGGCTCCCGCGCCATGTGGCGGTGATTATGGACGGCAATGGCCGTTGGGCGCAAAAACGGCACCTGCCCCGGGTGATGGGTCATCAACAGGGGGTGGCGGCCCTAAAGGAGCTGGTGCGCTGTTGCCGGGATTGGGGGATTCCCCATCTGACCTGCTATGCCTTTTCCACGGAAAATTGGGGGCGGCCGGCCCTGGAAGTGGAATTTCTCTTGACTTTGTTTGAGCGGGTGTTGCGCCAGGAACTGGACGAGCTGATCCGCGAGCAGGTGCGCCTGGAATTTGTCGGTCACCTGGCGGCCCTCCCCCCACGCCTGCAGGCCCAAATCGCCGAAGCGGTGGAATTGACCCGCCACCAGGAACGGGTTCGGCTAACGGTGGCCACCAACTACGGCGGGCGCCAAGAGATCGTCCAGGCCTGTCGTGCCCTGGCCCGGCGGGTGCAGCGGGGAGAGTTAGACCCCGAAGACATTGACGAAAACCAATTTGCTCAACACCTGTACACCGCCTGCGACCCGGATTTGCTGATCCGCACCAGCGGGGAAATGCGGTTGAGCAATTTTTTGCTTTGGCAGGTGGCCTATGCCGAACTCTACGTGACCGACACCCTGTGGCCGGATTTTGACCGCGCCTGTTTTCACCAAGCCCTGCGAGCCTTTCAGCAACGGCAGCGTCGGTTTGGCCGTCTTTAG
- a CDS encoding R3H domain-containing nucleic acid-binding protein, with product MSADQLTRGQQWLQAIFAMARIQAVVRIDPQRQWLVIEPQDPAHIPILLGPQGAVLDALQYLANVNLNLHLPPEEQFPFTLELAGYRAKREKELAALVARIAEQVRATGKEVAIPHLSAAERRQVHTLFQQYPDLETLSRGQEPDRYLVVLPRRNALS from the coding sequence ATGTCAGCAGATCAGTTGACGCGGGGGCAGCAGTGGCTACAGGCCATTTTTGCCATGGCGCGAATTCAGGCGGTGGTGCGGATAGACCCCCAGCGGCAGTGGTTGGTGATTGAACCCCAGGACCCGGCGCACATCCCTATCCTGTTGGGACCCCAGGGGGCCGTGCTGGATGCCCTACAATACCTGGCCAACGTGAACCTGAACCTGCACTTGCCCCCGGAGGAGCAGTTTCCCTTCACGCTGGAGTTGGCAGGTTACCGGGCCAAGCGGGAGAAGGAGCTGGCGGCCCTGGTGGCCCGGATCGCGGAACAGGTACGGGCGACGGGCAAGGAGGTGGCCATTCCCCATCTCTCGGCAGCGGAGCGGCGGCAGGTGCACACCCTATTTCAGCAGTACCCCGACCTGGAAACCCTCAGCCGCGGCCAGGAACCGGACCGTTACCTAGTGGTCTTACCCAGACGAAACGCGCTAAGCTAG
- a CDS encoding cobaltochelatase subunit CobN: protein MNKPEPQRAQIAALENQAAVWVEQLLRGLPYDPPPGPQAARVLDWIATTLLPRLRQTPQEITHLLRGLGGEYVPSGPAGAPSRGRPEVLPTGRNFYGVDLRAIPTETAWQVGQQAAQAVVERYTQDHGEYPRTLALSIWGTATIRNGGEDFAEALALLGVRPVWAGPSRRVVDFEVLPVSYLGRPRVDVTLRVSGFFRDSFPHLLDLFSQAVRAVAALPESPEANPLAAQVAQDQQHLPPDQALIRVFGPQPGSYGAGLQGLLAAGNWETPADLAAAFLHWSAYAYTDEGWGVPAAAALRQRLQATQVVLHNQDNREHDILDSDDYYQFQGGLTVAIRTLTGQTPVVYHGDHARPFALRIRTLAEELWRVYRTRVVNPKWIRAMMEHGYKGAFELAATVDYLFAYDATTGLVADAMYGGIAQAYLLDPKVRAFLAQTNPWALRSLAERLWEAHQRGLWQQADPDLLEQLRRVIHEAEALIEARAPTGG, encoded by the coding sequence GTGAACAAACCTGAGCCACAGCGAGCACAAATAGCAGCCCTGGAAAACCAGGCGGCGGTCTGGGTGGAACAACTGCTGCGGGGGCTGCCCTATGACCCACCCCCAGGTCCCCAAGCGGCGCGGGTATTGGACTGGATAGCTACGACCCTCCTGCCCCGACTGCGGCAAACGCCCCAGGAAATTACCCACCTGTTGCGGGGGCTAGGGGGCGAATATGTACCCAGTGGCCCGGCGGGAGCGCCCAGTCGCGGTCGGCCCGAGGTCTTGCCCACCGGTCGCAATTTCTACGGGGTGGACCTGCGGGCCATCCCGACGGAAACGGCGTGGCAGGTGGGACAACAGGCGGCCCAGGCGGTGGTTGAGCGCTACACTCAGGACCACGGGGAATACCCCCGCACCCTAGCCCTGTCCATCTGGGGTACGGCGACCATTCGCAATGGGGGGGAAGACTTTGCCGAGGCCCTGGCCCTGCTAGGGGTGCGACCGGTCTGGGCGGGACCGAGCCGGCGGGTGGTGGATTTTGAAGTATTACCCGTGAGTTACCTGGGCCGACCCCGAGTGGATGTGACCTTGCGGGTGTCGGGTTTTTTTCGGGATAGCTTTCCCCACCTGTTGGACCTGTTTAGCCAAGCGGTGCGGGCGGTGGCGGCGCTCCCGGAATCGCCGGAGGCCAACCCTTTAGCCGCCCAGGTGGCCCAGGACCAACAGCACCTGCCCCCCGATCAGGCCCTAATCCGAGTTTTCGGCCCCCAACCGGGCAGTTACGGCGCCGGTCTCCAGGGGTTGCTCGCTGCCGGTAACTGGGAAACCCCTGCGGACTTGGCCGCGGCCTTTCTCCACTGGAGCGCCTATGCCTACACGGATGAGGGTTGGGGAGTTCCGGCAGCAGCGGCCCTGCGCCAGCGGTTACAGGCTACCCAGGTGGTGCTGCATAACCAGGACAACCGGGAACATGACATCCTCGACTCGGACGACTACTACCAATTCCAGGGGGGCCTGACGGTGGCCATTCGCACCCTGACAGGCCAGACGCCGGTGGTCTATCACGGGGACCACGCCCGTCCCTTTGCCCTGCGCATTCGCACCCTGGCGGAGGAACTGTGGCGGGTGTATCGCACCCGGGTGGTCAACCCCAAGTGGATTCGGGCCATGATGGAGCATGGCTACAAGGGGGCCTTTGAATTGGCAGCCACAGTGGACTATCTGTTTGCCTATGACGCCACCACGGGCCTGGTTGCCGATGCCATGTATGGGGGTATTGCCCAGGCTTATCTCCTGGACCCCAAGGTGCGGGCATTTCTGGCGCAGACCAACCCCTGGGCCTTACGCAGCCTGGCGGAACGGTTGTGGGAAGCCCATCAGCGGGGGTTGTGGCAGCAGGCCGACCCAGACCTGTTGGAACAGCTCCGGCGGGTGATCCATGAGGCAGAAGCCCTCATCGAGGCGCGGGCACCCACCGGCGGATAG
- a CDS encoding LysR family transcriptional regulator, whose protein sequence is MNELPFTLDQLRILKAIAAEGSFKRAADSLYVSQPAVSLQVQNLERQLNVPLFDRGGRRAQLTEAGHLLLHYGDKILALCEEACRALDDLQNLQGGTLTVGASQTTGTYLMPRLIGLFRQRYPQVSVKLQVHSTRRTCWSVANGQLDLAIIGGEVPPELQDALDVRAFAEDELVLILPPKHLCNYGDVISRDELYQLRFITLETQSTIRKVIDKILSQYNIDTGRFRIEMELNSIEAIKNAVQSGLGAAFVSSSAITKELELGTLRRVRIENITLRRILWLVSNPNRYQSRAAETFVREILPLFPNLLPDALKIPMGVQP, encoded by the coding sequence ATGAATGAATTACCTTTTACCCTGGACCAATTGCGCATCCTCAAGGCGATTGCCGCCGAGGGCAGCTTCAAGCGGGCTGCGGACAGTCTCTATGTCTCCCAACCGGCCGTGAGCCTACAGGTACAAAACCTCGAGCGCCAGTTAAACGTACCCTTATTTGACCGGGGTGGTCGGCGGGCGCAGTTGACCGAAGCCGGGCATTTGTTGCTCCACTACGGGGACAAAATTCTGGCCCTGTGTGAAGAGGCCTGTCGCGCTCTCGACGACTTGCAAAACCTCCAGGGGGGAACGCTGACCGTCGGCGCCTCCCAAACCACCGGCACTTACCTGATGCCCCGGTTGATTGGGCTGTTTCGCCAGCGCTATCCTCAGGTGTCGGTGAAATTACAAGTCCATTCCACCCGCCGTACCTGCTGGAGTGTGGCCAACGGGCAATTGGACCTAGCGATTATCGGGGGAGAAGTGCCGCCCGAGTTGCAGGATGCCCTGGATGTGCGGGCCTTTGCGGAAGACGAACTGGTGCTGATCTTGCCCCCCAAGCATCTGTGCAACTACGGTGACGTCATCAGCCGCGATGAACTCTACCAATTGCGCTTTATTACCCTGGAGACCCAATCCACCATCCGCAAAGTCATTGACAAGATTCTGAGCCAGTACAACATTGACACGGGGCGCTTCCGCATCGAAATGGAACTCAACTCCATCGAGGCCATCAAAAATGCGGTGCAGTCGGGCCTAGGAGCAGCCTTTGTCTCCAGTTCGGCTATCACCAAGGAACTGGAACTGGGCACTTTGCGGCGGGTGCGCATCGAAAACATCACCCTGCGGCGGATTCTGTGGTTGGTGTCTAACCCCAACCGCTACCAATCCCGGGCGGCGGAAACCTTCGTGCGGGAGATCCTGCCCCTGTTTCCCAACCTGCTCCCGGATGCATTGAAAATACCCATGGGGGTGCAGCCTTGA
- a CDS encoding glycosyltransferase: MRRSKGGWLLLFLLALVPWLGDGLTVPVQDPLTLWVITLGMVGVCGVITRCYPRPGKWSRFWVLAIFLVLVGRYLLWRVMATLRWETPGLWLFSVVVLGLEVLGSAGGWIQLLLMVQTRDRRPEADVYSLAVTSGRYRPRVDIFIPTYNEPAFVLKRTILGCQALDYEPKTIYLLDDTRRPEIRALAQALGCHYLTRPDNRHAKAGNLNHALALTQGELIAVFDADFVPTRNFLTRTVGFFQDPQVALVQTPQTFYNPDPIAYNLGLTGVLTPEEEVFYRQVEPMRDGVQGVTCSGTSFVVRRAPLEAIGGFVTGSLCEDYFTGVKLAALGYQVIYLEEKLSAGLAAENIAAHIHQRLRWARGTLQGLFLDCNPLTIPGLNWQQRLAHLEGLLHWFGCWARLGFLVLPLAVVLFQALPLRATPAEVVYFFMPYYLAQFLVWPWLNRRSRAVVFSDLYTLVTCWPLSVTVWRTLWRPFDQGFRVTPKGLCSERYVVNWPYIWPLLVFLAINLGCWLWSFTVQGWQWVWLGSLYQLLMLCLACLALVDAPRPSPYPWFSLRQLVQLRQGTTVAWGVSKQVSELGAVVTLTQGGLTAGLVTVHLPEVGLTLTAHVQPQPHQQLQLTWTHLTLEQERQLIPLLFCRPGQWQEQQVPGEWRSLGWLLRALVRGTGRGHRLRSPGHCGDVAPLGNHNGDIGFPANPIPCGENAGHTDHNWDNE; this comes from the coding sequence GTGCGCCGGAGCAAAGGGGGATGGCTGCTGTTGTTTTTGCTGGCACTGGTGCCGTGGCTGGGGGATGGGTTAACCGTACCGGTGCAGGACCCCTTGACCCTGTGGGTCATTACCCTGGGGATGGTTGGCGTTTGTGGAGTCATAACCCGCTGTTATCCCCGGCCCGGCAAATGGTCCCGTTTTTGGGTGCTGGCGATTTTTCTGGTGCTGGTGGGGCGGTATCTCCTTTGGCGGGTCATGGCGACGCTGCGGTGGGAAACGCCGGGGCTGTGGTTGTTTTCGGTGGTGGTGCTGGGGCTGGAGGTATTGGGGTCGGCGGGGGGATGGATTCAGTTACTTCTGATGGTCCAGACGCGGGACCGGCGGCCGGAAGCGGATGTGTACAGCCTAGCGGTGACCAGCGGTCGTTACCGGCCTAGGGTGGATATTTTTATCCCTACCTACAATGAACCGGCATTTGTCCTCAAGCGCACCATCCTGGGTTGCCAGGCCCTGGATTACGAACCCAAGACCATCTATCTGCTGGATGACACCCGCCGTCCAGAAATCCGTGCCTTGGCCCAAGCCTTGGGTTGTCACTACCTCACCCGGCCCGATAACCGCCATGCCAAAGCCGGCAACCTCAACCACGCCCTGGCCCTGACCCAGGGGGAATTGATCGCCGTGTTTGATGCGGACTTTGTGCCGACCCGCAATTTCTTGACCCGCACGGTGGGCTTTTTCCAGGACCCGCAAGTCGCTCTGGTGCAGACTCCCCAGACCTTCTACAACCCCGACCCCATTGCCTATAACCTGGGACTGACGGGGGTGCTGACGCCCGAGGAGGAGGTCTTTTACCGGCAGGTGGAACCCATGCGGGATGGGGTGCAGGGGGTAACCTGCTCGGGTACGTCGTTTGTGGTGCGGCGGGCGCCTTTGGAGGCCATCGGCGGTTTTGTCACCGGGTCCCTGTGCGAGGACTATTTCACCGGGGTCAAGCTGGCGGCCTTGGGCTACCAAGTCATTTATCTGGAGGAAAAACTCAGCGCCGGGCTGGCGGCGGAAAACATCGCGGCTCATATCCACCAACGGCTGCGTTGGGCGCGGGGGACCTTGCAGGGGTTATTTTTGGACTGCAACCCCTTGACCATCCCCGGCTTGAATTGGCAACAGCGCCTAGCCCACTTAGAAGGTTTGCTGCACTGGTTCGGTTGCTGGGCGCGGTTGGGTTTTCTGGTATTGCCCTTGGCGGTGGTGCTGTTCCAAGCCCTGCCCCTGCGGGCAACTCCAGCGGAGGTGGTCTATTTCTTCATGCCCTACTACCTGGCCCAATTCCTGGTCTGGCCCTGGCTTAACCGCCGGAGCCGGGCCGTGGTGTTTTCCGACCTGTACACCCTGGTGACCTGCTGGCCCCTGAGTGTCACGGTCTGGCGTACCCTGTGGCGTCCCTTCGACCAAGGCTTCCGGGTCACCCCCAAGGGCCTGTGCAGCGAACGCTATGTGGTGAACTGGCCCTACATCTGGCCGTTGCTGGTGTTTCTGGCCATCAACTTGGGCTGCTGGCTCTGGTCCTTCACCGTCCAGGGCTGGCAGTGGGTTTGGCTGGGAAGTCTTTACCAACTGCTCATGCTCTGCCTGGCCTGTCTGGCCCTGGTGGATGCCCCCCGTCCCTCCCCCTATCCCTGGTTCAGCCTCAGACAACTGGTGCAATTACGCCAGGGGACGACGGTCGCTTGGGGAGTTAGCAAACAGGTCTCAGAACTCGGGGCGGTGGTGACTCTGACCCAGGGAGGGTTGACTGCTGGGCTGGTGACCGTCCATCTTCCGGAAGTCGGATTAACCTTGACCGCCCACGTGCAACCCCAGCCCCACCAACAGCTGCAACTGACCTGGACCCATCTCACCCTGGAGCAGGAACGGCAGTTGATTCCCCTGCTGTTTTGCCGACCCGGCCAGTGGCAGGAACAACAGGTGCCAGGAGAATGGCGTTCCCTGGGCTGGCTGTTGCGGGCGTTGGTCAGGGGTACAGGCCGGGGGCATAGGCTTCGATCACCTGGCCACTGTGGGGATGTTGCACCATTAGGTAATCACAATGGGGACATTGGGTTTCCAGCCAACCCGATTCCCTGTGGAGAAAACGCTGGGCATACTGACCACAATTGGGACAACGAATAA
- a CDS encoding DNA integrity scanning protein DisA nucleotide-binding domain protein → MERWDALLATGILALLPFIWQIKGLVVASLGVLALLAQAHHLFWTAQALGLLALLVGVGPTWPWRRSGWSPPVSDIDLLVQTVAECTQRRWGALLVLLPPRATIPSTLPGLSIQAQLSVELLLSLLSPLSPLHDGAVVIGNGQVVAAGVIVPISTQPLALGLGTRHRAALGVTEGQPDCWAVVVSEETGQIALAWRGQLWPDLTLEQLRLHLEKGKNRL, encoded by the coding sequence ATGGAACGCTGGGATGCCCTACTGGCCACAGGGATACTGGCGTTGTTGCCCTTTATTTGGCAAATCAAAGGGTTAGTAGTGGCCTCCCTGGGGGTCCTAGCGCTCCTGGCCCAGGCGCACCATTTATTCTGGACAGCCCAGGCCTTGGGATTGTTGGCCCTGTTGGTCGGAGTTGGCCCGACTTGGCCATGGCGACGCTCCGGCTGGTCTCCCCCGGTCAGTGACATTGACCTCCTGGTACAAACCGTAGCGGAATGTACCCAACGACGATGGGGAGCATTGCTGGTGCTGCTGCCACCTCGGGCCACGATTCCCAGTACCCTGCCGGGTTTGTCCATTCAGGCGCAACTTTCGGTGGAATTGCTCTTGAGTTTGCTCTCCCCCTTGAGTCCCCTCCACGATGGGGCGGTGGTTATCGGCAATGGCCAGGTGGTGGCAGCAGGGGTGATTGTGCCCATTTCCACCCAACCCTTGGCCTTAGGACTGGGCACGCGCCACCGGGCAGCCCTGGGGGTGACCGAGGGGCAACCGGACTGTTGGGCTGTGGTGGTTTCCGAAGAAACGGGGCAAATTGCCTTGGCCTGGCGGGGACAACTGTGGCCGGATTTGACCCTGGAGCAACTGCGCCTCCATCTGGAAAAAGGGAAAAATCGCCTATGA
- a CDS encoding alpha/beta hydrolase: MVGAMLRRTLVGVGLVWGLWAGPGWAAERILVRFGPISTLVEVKDLQTLATTGQASERLAALLGLMGLKPADAQRFLSQTVPLSPANLDRIMNSFIGNLVLTQVATFVQPANGGDGVAALKTGLAQAGQNNSLSLLSLIQSYPGDIALDAQRGMAIYRQIQADAQNLPQVLAALDEILPLLAPGFKFSASCTPR; encoded by the coding sequence ATGGTGGGTGCGATGCTGCGGCGGACGCTGGTGGGTGTAGGTTTGGTTTGGGGATTGTGGGCAGGACCGGGGTGGGCTGCCGAGCGGATCCTGGTCCGTTTTGGGCCGATCAGCACGCTGGTGGAGGTCAAGGATTTACAGACCCTGGCGACTACTGGGCAAGCCTCCGAGCGTCTGGCGGCGTTACTCGGTTTGATGGGGTTGAAACCGGCGGACGCCCAGCGATTTTTGTCCCAAACCGTGCCCCTGTCCCCCGCCAATCTCGACCGGATTATGAACAGTTTCATCGGCAATTTGGTCTTGACCCAGGTGGCGACCTTTGTACAACCGGCCAATGGGGGGGACGGGGTGGCAGCCCTCAAAACCGGTCTTGCCCAGGCGGGGCAAAACAATTCCCTCAGTTTGCTGAGTCTGATCCAGAGCTACCCAGGGGACATAGCCCTAGACGCCCAACGGGGTATGGCCATCTACCGACAAATTCAAGCCGACGCCCAAAACCTGCCCCAGGTGCTGGCGGCCTTGGACGAAATCCTGCCCCTGTTGGCGCCGGGGTTTAAATTCAGTGCAAGTTGTACCCCTCGGTAG
- a CDS encoding S41 family peptidase — translation MTAVDHHWLRLGVGLLMLGWAPAPAQVPLDNNPKAILDEAWQIINTHYVDPQFNRVNWQQVRQTLLGREYTSRSQAYAALRAEIAKLGDPYTRFLDPQEFQALVNQTAGEFSGVGVRLRLEDDQDPPRLTIADVIADSPAAQAGIRPGDELVSIAGRSTRGMTLEDASRLLRGPAGTVLRLEIRRPGDLETLPLQLTRAWIETQVVDYALKREQGRAIGLIRLQGFNAHAAEQMRQALQSLQQQGAQAYILDLRGNPGGLLSASIEIARLWLPQGRIVSTVGRQGEREVFEANRTALVEEPLAILVDHRSASASEIVAGALQDHKRAVVIGTPTFGKGVVQAVHRLSDGSGLTVTVAHYYTPSGRDITRKGIHPNLVVEMSRAERQSLPQRSADVTTRRDPVYARAVEWLSQVLANRRSRGNHSRAPLPRS, via the coding sequence ATGACAGCAGTGGATCACCATTGGTTGCGCCTGGGAGTGGGCCTTTTGATGCTGGGATGGGCACCGGCCCCGGCCCAGGTCCCCCTCGACAACAATCCCAAGGCCATCCTGGATGAAGCCTGGCAGATTATCAACACCCACTATGTGGACCCCCAGTTCAACCGCGTCAACTGGCAACAGGTGCGCCAGACCCTACTCGGTCGGGAGTACACCTCCCGGTCCCAAGCCTACGCGGCGCTGCGAGCCGAGATTGCCAAATTGGGGGACCCCTACACTCGTTTTCTCGACCCCCAGGAATTTCAAGCCCTGGTCAACCAAACCGCCGGTGAGTTTTCCGGGGTGGGGGTGCGCCTGCGGCTGGAGGACGACCAGGACCCCCCCCGCCTGACGATTGCCGATGTCATCGCCGATTCTCCCGCCGCCCAAGCCGGCATTCGCCCGGGGGATGAGCTGGTCTCCATTGCCGGGCGCAGCACCCGGGGCATGACCCTGGAGGACGCCAGCCGCCTGCTGCGGGGACCCGCCGGTACCGTTTTGCGCCTGGAAATTCGCCGGCCCGGCGATCTGGAAACCCTACCCCTGCAACTCACCCGCGCCTGGATCGAAACGCAAGTGGTGGATTATGCCCTCAAGCGGGAACAGGGACGGGCCATCGGCCTGATTCGGTTGCAGGGATTTAATGCCCACGCCGCCGAACAGATGCGCCAGGCCCTCCAGTCGCTCCAGCAACAGGGCGCCCAGGCCTATATCTTGGATTTGCGGGGCAACCCGGGTGGTTTGCTCAGCGCCAGTATCGAAATCGCCCGCCTGTGGCTGCCCCAGGGACGCATTGTGAGTACGGTGGGGCGGCAGGGGGAACGGGAGGTCTTTGAGGCCAACCGCACTGCCTTGGTGGAGGAACCCCTCGCTATTTTGGTGGACCACCGTTCCGCCAGCGCCAGCGAAATTGTTGCCGGAGCGCTCCAGGACCACAAACGGGCCGTGGTCATCGGCACCCCCACCTTTGGCAAGGGCGTGGTGCAGGCAGTCCACCGGCTCAGCGACGGGTCCGGGTTAACGGTAACAGTCGCCCACTACTACACGCCTTCCGGCCGGGACATCACCCGCAAGGGTATCCATCCCAATCTGGTGGTCGAGATGAGCCGGGCGGAACGGCAATCCTTACCCCAGCGCTCTGCCGATGTGACGACCCGCCGAGACCCGGTTTATGCACGGGCAGTGGAGTGGTTAAGCCAGGTCTTGGCCAACCGCCGTAGCCGGGGGAACCATAGTCGCGCACCCCTCCCCCGCAGTTAA
- the psb28 gene encoding photosystem II reaction center protein Psb28 has translation MASIQFIRGVDEETVPEVYLTRSRDATNGTARFRFEQPKVLERSEAGLGEITGMYLVDEEGELVTREVNAKFRNGKPHAIEARYIMRSPEEWERFMRFMDRYARQMGLEFTKA, from the coding sequence ATGGCATCCATTCAATTTATCCGCGGCGTGGACGAGGAAACCGTTCCCGAGGTCTATCTCACCCGTTCCCGGGATGCAACCAACGGCACAGCCCGTTTCCGGTTTGAGCAGCCCAAAGTCCTGGAACGGTCAGAGGCCGGTCTCGGCGAGATCACCGGGATGTACCTGGTGGATGAGGAAGGGGAGCTGGTGACACGGGAGGTCAACGCCAAGTTCCGCAACGGTAAACCCCATGCCATCGAAGCCCGCTATATCATGCGCTCGCCGGAGGAGTGGGAGCGGTTTATGCGCTTTATGGACCGTTACGCCCGACAAATGGGCTTGGAGTTTACCAAGGCTTAA